Genomic segment of Sodaliphilus pleomorphus:
ATGTAGTCGATGACCTTGCTCTTGGGCACGCACAAGAAGTCGTCGTTGAAGAGTTGCAGGTCTTTTTTCTCGGTGAAAGGGATTTTCTCCAAGTCCTCGAGATGTCTTATCTTGTCGACATTGATGCGATAGGAGTCAAACATGCGCCGGTAGTAGGGCGAGCACGTTTTGAGATAGCACAAGGCCGTGTGGAGCTTCTGCTCCTGAAACGCCTTGATGGTTTCGGCCGATTGAAATTCTATATCTTGTGTCATTTTTGTTTAAAGTATCTTTATTTGTTTGAGCCAGTCGACGAAAGTGTCGAGCCAGGTAGCCGCTTCGGGGCTTGTCTTGCTGGCGGTGGTGCCAAAGCCGTGCCGGCCGGTCTTGAACTGGAGGTAGCGGTGGGCGACACCTGCTGCCGACAGGGCCGAGTCCATGAGCACGCTGTTGTGGTAGTCGACGACAGGGTCGTCGAGGCAGTTGAGCAAAAACACGGGGCACTTGATGCGCCGCGCATGTAGCTCCATCGACAGCGAGTCGCGCAGCACGGGGTCGTTCTGCCACTTCTCGCTCATGAGGCCTCGACGGCTGCGGCCGTGGGTCCACTGGCTCGACATGCTCACCACGGGATAGATGGCCGCAACAAAGTCGGGGGCAAGCGACACGGCGGGCCTCAGACCAAGGGGTTCCATGAAGTTGGTCGTGGCGTTGACGGCGCTCATGAGCGCTTGATGCCCACCGGCCGAGAACCCCATCACGCCTATCTTGTGTGCGTCGATGCCATAGCTCGTGGCATTCTCGCGCACGAGCTGTATCGTGCGTTGCAAGTCCTGTATCATGTAGGGGTGATGATTGCCGCCGCCGGCCACGCGGTAGTGGGTCACAAATGCCGACTTGCCGGCGACCCTGTACTTGAGCACCACAGCTGTGATGCCGCGCTCATTTAGCGCTTGGGCTACCTGGGCGCCCTCGGTGTGCATGTCGAGCCAGAAGTAGCTGCCGCCCGGGCACACGACGATGCCCACGCCAGTGGGCCGCGACGGGCGGTAGAGCGTGTAGTACACATCTTGCTTGCCCAGCTGTGTGCCTTGCCATATGTACACCCGTTGCCCCCCTGTTGAGGCTTGCGCCTGGCCGACCGCAATGAGCAGCATGAGGCACACGAGCACCGATGTGATGATGCGGTTACTTGTCATGATTGAATGCATTGATCTTGCGTACCAGTGTGTCGGGGCCTGTGAGGGCCTCTACGGTGTTGATGGCCGTGAGTGGCACGCCGCAAATTCCGTGCAAGTTAATATTTTGTCCCGTTAGCAGCAAATTTTTAACTTTGGTGAACACTGGCACTTGCGAGAGCGCTATGTTGCAGCAGTCCTTGCTGTAGCCATAGAGTGCACCTTCTTTTTCATTGTAGTAGTCGCGTATCGTGAGCGGCGAGGCCGAGTATATCGTAGCCACTTTGGCGCCGAAACCCGGGTATAGCTCTTCGAGCCGCGACATCACCTTGGCCACATGCATGGCTTTCCATTGCTCATAGTGTGGACCTCGATGGCCAGTGCTGGTGTTTTCCCACTGCCGCACGGCACCGTAGGGCATGATGGCGTTCACAATCATCTTGCTCGCCCACGGGCCTTGCCCCAGCTCGGGAGGAGTCATGTACATGAATCCTCGCGGCCAGTTGATGGGGTTGTACTGGCCGTGCTGCCACACCAGCCCGTAGTCGTCTTGGTAATAGCAGGTGTGGTTGATGTAGGGGAAAGCTCCTGGCTTGAAGACGATGTAGAGCGTGAAGCAGGAGTAGCTCACGGGTATCTCTTGCAGCCGCATGCGGTAGGCCTTGGGAAAGGCGTTGTCGCTCACAATCTTCAACAACGAGCAAGGGTGAATGTCGCTGATGTAGTAGTCGGCGCTGTAGACACTGCCTTGAGCCGTTCTCACCTGGCTCACGCGGCGGTCGGTCACGTCGATGGCCACGACCTCCTCGCCCGTGAGCACCTCGCCGTGGGTGCCAATCACGTCGATGAGGCTGTCGGCCAGTTGCTTGC
This window contains:
- a CDS encoding phytoene desaturase family protein yields the protein MRPTAIIIGGGLGGLFTGALLVREGYHVTVLEKNAQAGGGLQTFTRQGTSFDTGMHILAGLRHGGPIYQVCNYLGIIDQLHLHPADRDCIDEVTYLRSNTTYRIPEGRACFTQYLQQQFPHEAGNIARYVTHIYELAQEVPLFNMRPAAEGIAVHSQDFLWPADTLIAHYIKDARLRDLLAYMNPMYGGVEGHTPAYIHALINVAYIDGTDRFEGGSKQLADSLIDVIGTHGEVLTGEEVVAIDVTDRRVSQVRTAQGSVYSADYYISDIHPCSLLKIVSDNAFPKAYRMRLQEIPVSYSCFTLYIVFKPGAFPYINHTCYYQDDYGLVWQHGQYNPINWPRGFMYMTPPELGQGPWASKMIVNAIMPYGAVRQWENTSTGHRGPHYEQWKAMHVAKVMSRLEELYPGFGAKVATIYSASPLTIRDYYNEKEGALYGYSKDCCNIALSQVPVFTKVKNLLLTGQNINLHGICGVPLTAINTVEALTGPDTLVRKINAFNHDK
- a CDS encoding alpha/beta hydrolase, which produces MTSNRIITSVLVCLMLLIAVGQAQASTGGQRVYIWQGTQLGKQDVYYTLYRPSRPTGVGIVVCPGGSYFWLDMHTEGAQVAQALNERGITAVVLKYRVAGKSAFVTHYRVAGGGNHHPYMIQDLQRTIQLVRENATSYGIDAHKIGVMGFSAGGHQALMSAVNATTNFMEPLGLRPAVSLAPDFVAAIYPVVSMSSQWTHGRSRRGLMSEKWQNDPVLRDSLSMELHARRIKCPVFLLNCLDDPVVDYHNSVLMDSALSAAGVAHRYLQFKTGRHGFGTTASKTSPEAATWLDTFVDWLKQIKIL